A region from the Janthinobacterium agaricidamnosum genome encodes:
- a CDS encoding prolyl oligopeptidase family serine peptidase, whose protein sequence is MQLRSATLIFSLLAAFGGNALAQNAAMPSCPAGDGAPVTYPVSKKVDQQDSYFGTTIADPYRWLEDANSAETGEWVTAQNKLTQSYLGTIPERAAIKQRLTKLWNYERFSTPTKQGGRYFYSRNDGLQNQAVLYTVKKLTDEPRLLLDPNTLSTDGTVALAGTSISPNGKYLAYATSASGSDWNEWKVRDIESGKDLTDHIKWAKFSGASWTKDNTGFFYSRYDAPNEATKLADINYFQKLYFHKIGTPQSDDVLVFDRPDQKEWAFGGSTVSDDGNYLIITATQGTERKNRVFYKDLRQKNAKVVGLLEEFDASYSFIDNDGPVFFFKTDNKAPKSRVIAIDTRKPAPADWKEIVPQSAETLVAVNLINNQLVLDYLKDAQTQIKIVDLNGKLVREVALPGIGSAGGFAGKRGDTETFYSFTSFTTPATIYRYDMKSGKSTVYRQPKVDFDPNAFETRQQFFTSRDGTKVPMFIVSKKGMKLDGTNPTYLYGYGGFNISLTPSFSVANLAWVEMGGVYVMANLRGGGEYGEAWHQAGTKLNKQNVFDDFIGAAQWLVDNKVTSPSKLAIGGGSNGGLLVGAAMTQRPDLFAAAIPQVGVLDMLRFHKFTVGWGWVPDYGSSDDAEQFKALVKYSPLHNLKAGGCYPATMITTADHDDRVVPAHSFKFAAAAQAAQGGPAPVLIRIDSKAGHGAGKPTTKQIEEVADRWGFLSRSLKMTPAVAEPAKVAAQ, encoded by the coding sequence ATGCAATTACGTAGTGCAACCCTCATATTCAGCTTGCTGGCCGCTTTCGGTGGCAATGCCCTGGCGCAAAACGCCGCGATGCCATCGTGCCCGGCCGGCGACGGCGCTCCCGTGACGTATCCGGTCAGCAAAAAAGTCGATCAGCAAGACAGCTATTTCGGCACCACCATCGCTGATCCGTACCGCTGGCTGGAAGACGCCAACAGCGCGGAAACGGGCGAGTGGGTCACGGCGCAAAACAAGCTGACGCAGTCGTACCTGGGCACCATCCCCGAGCGCGCCGCGATCAAGCAGCGCCTGACCAAGCTGTGGAATTATGAGCGTTTCTCTACGCCAACGAAGCAGGGCGGCCGCTACTTCTACAGCCGCAACGACGGCTTGCAGAACCAGGCCGTGCTGTACACGGTGAAAAAGCTGACGGACGAACCGCGCCTGCTGCTGGACCCGAACACCCTGTCCACCGATGGCACGGTGGCGCTGGCCGGCACCTCGATCAGCCCGAACGGCAAGTATCTGGCCTACGCCACGTCCGCGTCCGGTTCCGACTGGAACGAGTGGAAAGTGCGCGACATCGAATCGGGCAAGGATTTGACGGACCACATCAAGTGGGCCAAGTTCTCGGGCGCTTCGTGGACCAAGGACAACACCGGTTTCTTCTACAGCCGCTATGACGCGCCGAACGAGGCAACCAAGCTGGCCGATATCAATTACTTCCAGAAATTGTATTTCCACAAGATCGGCACGCCGCAAAGCGACGACGTGCTCGTCTTCGACCGTCCCGACCAGAAGGAATGGGCGTTCGGCGGCAGCACCGTCAGCGATGACGGCAATTACCTGATCATCACGGCCACGCAGGGCACGGAACGCAAGAACCGCGTCTTTTACAAGGACTTGCGCCAGAAGAATGCCAAGGTCGTGGGCTTGCTGGAAGAGTTCGACGCATCGTACTCGTTCATCGACAATGATGGCCCCGTCTTCTTCTTCAAGACGGACAACAAGGCGCCGAAATCGCGCGTGATCGCCATCGATACGCGCAAACCTGCGCCTGCCGACTGGAAAGAGATCGTGCCGCAAAGCGCGGAAACCCTGGTCGCCGTCAACCTGATCAACAACCAGCTGGTGCTCGATTACTTGAAAGATGCGCAAACGCAAATCAAGATCGTCGATCTGAACGGCAAGCTGGTGCGTGAAGTGGCCTTGCCGGGCATCGGTTCGGCCGGTGGTTTTGCGGGCAAGCGTGGCGACACGGAAACGTTCTACTCGTTTACCAGCTTCACGACGCCGGCGACCATCTATCGCTACGACATGAAGTCGGGCAAGAGCACGGTGTACCGCCAGCCGAAAGTCGATTTCGACCCGAATGCCTTTGAAACGCGCCAGCAATTCTTCACCAGCCGCGACGGTACCAAGGTGCCGATGTTCATCGTCTCGAAAAAAGGCATGAAGCTCGATGGCACGAATCCGACCTACCTGTACGGCTATGGCGGCTTCAATATTTCGCTCACGCCGAGCTTCTCCGTGGCGAATCTTGCCTGGGTAGAAATGGGCGGTGTCTACGTGATGGCCAACCTGCGCGGCGGCGGAGAGTACGGCGAAGCGTGGCACCAGGCTGGCACCAAGCTGAACAAGCAAAACGTGTTCGACGACTTTATTGGCGCGGCGCAATGGCTGGTGGACAACAAGGTCACCTCGCCATCGAAGCTGGCGATCGGCGGCGGCAGCAATGGCGGCCTGCTGGTGGGCGCGGCCATGACGCAGCGTCCCGACCTGTTCGCCGCGGCGATTCCGCAGGTGGGCGTGCTCGACATGTTGCGTTTCCACAAGTTCACCGTGGGCTGGGGCTGGGTGCCTGACTACGGCTCGTCGGACGATGCCGAACAGTTCAAGGCGCTCGTGAAATACTCGCCGCTGCACAACCTGAAGGCGGGCGGCTGCTATCCGGCTACCATGATCACCACGGCCGACCACGACGACCGCGTCGTGCCTGCCCACAGCTTCAAGTTCGCCGCCGCCGCCCAGGCAGCGCAAGGCGGCCCGGCACCCGTGCTGATCCGCATCGACAGCAAGGCGGGCCATGGCGCCGGCAAGCCGACGACCAAGCAGATCGAAGAAGTGGCGGACCGCTGGGGCTTCCTCAGCCGTTCGCTGAAGATGACGCCGGCAGTGGCGGAGCCGGCCAAGGTGGCGGCGCAGTAA
- a CDS encoding helix-turn-helix domain-containing protein, with translation MKTSVSTNSPPEVGATLQRLRLARGLTLEDLSRIAGVSKSMLSQIEREKANPTIAITWRLANALGVQIGELLSSAEKAVETIRITDAHETPTLPGDHAGYVLRILGPMELAGKYEWYEVTLAPGGELASQPHDPGTTEHLTVIHGNLELEVGAAKKKVKNGGTARYPADQPHTIRNLGKTEGKALLVVIHR, from the coding sequence ATGAAAACCAGCGTTTCGACCAATTCTCCCCCTGAAGTGGGTGCCACCCTGCAACGGCTGCGCCTGGCGCGCGGCCTGACACTCGAGGATTTGTCGCGCATCGCGGGCGTGTCGAAGTCCATGCTGTCGCAGATCGAGCGCGAAAAAGCCAATCCCACCATCGCCATTACGTGGCGCCTGGCCAACGCCCTGGGCGTGCAGATCGGCGAATTGCTGTCGAGCGCGGAAAAAGCCGTGGAAACCATCCGCATCACGGATGCCCACGAAACCCCCACCCTGCCCGGCGACCACGCGGGCTACGTGCTGCGCATCCTGGGGCCGATGGAACTGGCCGGCAAATACGAGTGGTATGAAGTGACCCTGGCGCCCGGTGGCGAACTGGCGTCGCAGCCGCACGACCCGGGCACCACCGAGCATTTGACGGTCATCCACGGCAACCTGGAACTGGAAGTGGGCGCGGCGAAGAAAAAGGTCAAGAATGGCGGCACGGCACGCTATCCGGCGGACCAGCCGCATACGATACGCAACCTGGGCAAGACCGAGGGCAAGGCTTTGCTGGTGGTGATCCATCGATAA
- a CDS encoding STM4014 family protein has product MHTQLTLLATQGSKRVRLMQAARAQLRLPPAQVLEWRDWLAQPALLEEALRQPGLLKIEPPGDDPAAHRLLLQAGCRLLERPPVAAPEHGELLAMDAWFAGFTSAMTALAAQLLELPHTRVFNAPSDISRMTDKLACQRHLAAHGVPIPALLGPVQGYEHLQALLQQHDLDRVYLKPRYGSSASGVVAYRRNKAGRQQATTSAALSRADGETRLFNVKRMARYETPADIAALVDALAAQELYAEAWLNKPRCGDSHYDLRVVTVAGQPAHRVARIGQQMMTNLHLDNRRGDASGLLNAADLATLEETAALAARAFPASHVTGYDLVVRHGQAHVLEANAFGDLLPGLLWQGIDTYTAQLTHA; this is encoded by the coding sequence TTGCACACGCAACTCACCCTGCTGGCGACACAGGGCAGCAAGCGCGTGCGCCTGATGCAGGCGGCGCGCGCGCAACTGCGCCTGCCGCCCGCGCAAGTGCTGGAATGGCGCGACTGGCTGGCGCAGCCGGCGCTGCTCGAGGAAGCCTTGCGCCAGCCCGGCTTGCTGAAAATCGAGCCGCCCGGCGACGATCCCGCCGCCCACCGGCTGTTGCTGCAGGCAGGCTGCAGGCTGCTGGAGCGTCCGCCGGTCGCCGCGCCCGAACACGGCGAACTGCTGGCCATGGATGCGTGGTTTGCCGGTTTTACTTCCGCCATGACTGCCCTGGCGGCGCAATTGCTTGAGCTGCCGCACACGCGCGTCTTCAATGCGCCGTCCGACATCAGCCGCATGACGGACAAGCTGGCATGCCAGCGCCACCTGGCCGCGCATGGCGTGCCGATTCCTGCCTTGCTGGGGCCCGTGCAGGGCTACGAGCATCTGCAGGCGCTGCTGCAGCAGCATGACCTGGACCGCGTCTACCTGAAACCGCGCTACGGCTCGTCCGCATCGGGCGTCGTCGCCTACCGTCGAAACAAGGCCGGGCGCCAGCAAGCCACCACGTCGGCCGCCTTGTCGCGGGCGGATGGCGAGACGCGCTTGTTCAACGTCAAGCGCATGGCGCGCTACGAGACCCCCGCCGACATCGCCGCCCTCGTCGATGCGCTGGCCGCGCAGGAACTGTATGCGGAAGCGTGGCTGAACAAGCCGCGCTGCGGCGACAGCCATTACGACCTGAGAGTCGTGACCGTGGCGGGCCAGCCCGCGCACCGCGTGGCGCGCATCGGACAGCAGATGATGACGAATCTGCACCTCGACAACCGGCGCGGCGACGCGTCCGGCCTCTTGAACGCAGCCGACCTGGCCACGCTGGAGGAAACCGCCGCCCTGGCCGCGCGCGCCTTCCCGGCCAGCCACGTGACGGGCTACGACCTGGTCGTGCGCCACGGCCAGGCCCACGTGCTGGAAGCGAACGCCTTCGGCGACCTGCTGCCCGGCCTGCTCTGGCAAGGCATCGATACTTACACGGCACAACTGACCCATGCTTGA
- a CDS encoding STM4015 family protein: MTISDSTTTFHNKTVVQYDPDLPFDASPGIVYRLSLEYDDKRKMDELIAGFLDKADKGALEALIIGMWGDPYESGADEVMAALIAHAPQLPKLRALFIGDMTYEECEISWIVQGSYKPLLDAFPLLEELRIRGGNELVIEPFAHQHLRRFTIEAGGLDQKIAEALAQSSMPQLEHLELWLGTDDYGFSGDVDLYRKVLAQQTVPTLRYLGLRDAEIADDLAVWLAEEPLVAQLDTLDLSLGTIGDLGAVAVLNHTQLGKLKRLDLSHHYISEENQAKLKALPFEVVLDDPQEADEDDGESYRYVAVGE, from the coding sequence ATGACCATTTCCGACAGCACCACCACCTTCCACAACAAGACAGTCGTCCAGTACGACCCCGACCTGCCGTTCGATGCGTCACCGGGCATCGTCTACCGCCTGTCGCTCGAATACGACGACAAGCGCAAGATGGACGAGCTGATCGCCGGCTTCCTCGACAAAGCCGACAAGGGCGCGCTCGAAGCGCTGATCATCGGCATGTGGGGCGACCCGTACGAATCAGGCGCCGACGAAGTGATGGCCGCGCTGATCGCCCACGCGCCGCAGCTGCCGAAGCTGCGCGCCCTGTTCATCGGCGACATGACTTACGAGGAATGCGAAATCTCGTGGATCGTGCAAGGCAGTTACAAGCCCCTGCTGGACGCCTTCCCGCTGCTGGAAGAATTGCGCATCCGTGGCGGCAATGAACTCGTCATCGAGCCGTTCGCGCACCAGCACCTGCGCCGCTTCACCATCGAAGCGGGCGGCCTCGATCAAAAGATCGCCGAAGCGCTGGCCCAATCGAGCATGCCGCAGCTGGAACACCTGGAGCTGTGGCTGGGCACGGACGACTATGGCTTCTCGGGCGACGTGGACCTGTACCGCAAGGTGCTGGCGCAGCAGACCGTGCCGACCCTGCGCTACCTGGGCTTGCGCGACGCGGAAATCGCCGACGACCTGGCCGTCTGGCTGGCCGAGGAACCGCTGGTGGCGCAGCTCGACACGCTGGACCTGTCGCTGGGCACCATCGGCGACCTGGGCGCCGTGGCCGTGCTCAATCACACGCAGCTGGGCAAGTTGAAGCGCCTGGACCTGTCGCACCATTACATTTCCGAGGAAAACCAGGCGAAACTCAAGGCGCTGCCTTTCGAGGTGGTGCTGGACGACCCGCAGGAAGCGGACGAGGACGACGGCGAAAGCTACCGCTACGTGGCCGTGGGCGAATAA
- a CDS encoding STM4012 family radical SAM protein — protein MNPSEQPGTLAQRMRHTPYQAYSYSYPHKAAYRALPQAAPLAPLWAQQDRSALFAYIHIPFCEMRCGFCNLFAMARPSADMVERYVQQVLVQMRALNGALGERRFARFALGGGTPTYLSPAQLGTLLCGARDILGIDLQHTPAGIEASPETITAERLAVCRAHGIDRVSLGIQSFAAGEMRALARPQQNATVHHAIGLIRAAGFPTLNLDLIYGIAGQTVASLLASIDSALAFRPEELYLYPLYVREQTGLGKVARRQGAQSLNPIMLARDGDSRLALYAAARDHLRAQGYEQVSMRMFRAPHAPEQNGPSYCCQNDGMVGLGAGARSYTASLHYSSEYAVARLDTINIIDNYLALDEARFAQAEHGYQLNDEEQRRRYVIQSLLTEPGLDRDAYAARFGSSCEADLPQLAELHALELVEENGPLLRLSDRGYSYADTIGPWLASDTVRALMAEGGQTC, from the coding sequence GTGAACCCATCCGAACAGCCGGGCACCCTGGCGCAGCGCATGCGCCACACGCCCTACCAGGCGTATTCCTATTCGTATCCGCACAAGGCCGCCTACCGCGCCTTGCCGCAGGCCGCGCCCCTGGCACCGCTGTGGGCGCAGCAGGACCGTTCCGCCCTCTTCGCCTACATCCACATCCCGTTCTGCGAGATGCGCTGCGGCTTTTGCAACCTGTTCGCCATGGCCCGCCCAAGCGCCGACATGGTCGAGCGCTACGTGCAGCAAGTGCTGGTGCAGATGCGCGCACTCAACGGCGCACTGGGCGAACGGCGCTTCGCCCGCTTCGCGCTGGGCGGCGGCACGCCCACCTATCTGTCGCCCGCGCAGCTGGGCACCCTGCTGTGCGGCGCGCGCGACATCCTCGGCATCGACCTGCAGCACACGCCGGCCGGCATCGAGGCCTCGCCCGAAACCATCACGGCGGAACGGCTGGCCGTGTGCCGCGCGCATGGCATCGACCGCGTCAGCCTGGGCATCCAGAGCTTTGCCGCAGGCGAAATGCGCGCGCTGGCCCGTCCGCAACAGAACGCCACCGTCCATCACGCCATCGGTCTGATACGCGCGGCCGGTTTTCCCACCCTGAACCTGGATCTGATCTACGGCATCGCGGGGCAAACCGTCGCCAGCCTGCTGGCCTCCATCGACAGCGCGCTGGCCTTCCGGCCCGAGGAGCTCTATCTGTATCCGCTGTATGTGCGCGAACAGACGGGTCTCGGCAAGGTAGCGCGCCGCCAGGGCGCGCAGTCGCTCAACCCCATCATGCTGGCCCGCGATGGCGACAGCCGTCTGGCCCTGTACGCGGCCGCGCGCGACCATTTGCGCGCGCAGGGCTATGAGCAGGTCTCGATGCGCATGTTCCGCGCCCCCCATGCGCCGGAACAGAACGGTCCCTCGTACTGCTGCCAGAACGACGGCATGGTGGGCCTGGGCGCGGGCGCCCGCTCGTACACGGCCAGCCTGCATTATTCAAGCGAGTACGCGGTGGCGCGGCTTGACACCATCAACATCATCGACAACTACCTGGCGCTCGACGAGGCGCGCTTCGCGCAGGCCGAACACGGTTACCAGCTCAATGACGAAGAACAGCGCCGGCGCTATGTGATCCAGTCGCTGCTGACGGAACCGGGCCTGGACCGCGACGCCTACGCGGCGCGCTTCGGCTCCAGCTGCGAAGCAGACTTGCCGCAGCTGGCCGAGCTGCACGCGCTGGAATTAGTGGAAGAAAATGGCCCGCTGCTGCGCCTGAGTGACCGGGGCTACAGCTACGCCGACACCATCGGCCCCTGGCTGGCATCCGATACGGTGCGCGCGCTGATGGCCGAAGGCGGCCAGACGTGCTGA
- a CDS encoding STM4013/SEN3800 family hydrolase, with the protein MLEETPTIPDMHAIVGSHDIVFLTLDTLRYDVAQALYEAGELPVLGRFLPPGGWERRHSPATFTYAAHQAFFAGFLPTPAAPGRHPRLFASAFAGSETTSPHTFAFEEADLPAALAARGYRTICIGGVGFFNKQTALGSVLPSLFQESHWSAGMGVASRHSTQKQVALATQLLAQNDQRTFLFINVSALHTPNRAYLPGCRADCLDSHAAALRYVDGALAPLFAACAARAPTFAIVCSDHGSAYGEDGYRGHRVAHDSVWNVPYANFFIDSLPPHSKEAAP; encoded by the coding sequence ATGCTTGAAGAAACACCGACCATCCCCGACATGCACGCCATCGTCGGCAGCCACGACATCGTCTTCCTCACGCTCGACACCCTGCGTTACGACGTGGCGCAAGCCCTGTACGAGGCGGGCGAACTGCCCGTGCTGGGGCGCTTTTTACCGCCGGGCGGCTGGGAACGCCGTCACTCGCCCGCCACGTTCACCTATGCGGCGCACCAGGCCTTCTTCGCGGGCTTTCTGCCCACGCCGGCCGCGCCGGGCCGCCATCCGCGCCTGTTCGCTTCAGCCTTCGCCGGCAGCGAGACGACGTCGCCGCACACGTTTGCGTTCGAAGAAGCCGACCTTCCCGCCGCGCTGGCCGCGCGCGGCTACCGCACCATCTGCATCGGCGGCGTGGGTTTCTTTAACAAACAGACGGCGCTGGGCTCCGTGCTGCCGTCGCTGTTCCAGGAAAGCCACTGGAGCGCAGGCATGGGCGTGGCCAGCCGTCATTCGACGCAAAAACAGGTGGCGCTGGCGACCCAGCTGCTGGCGCAAAACGATCAACGCACTTTTTTGTTCATCAATGTCAGCGCGCTGCATACGCCCAACCGCGCCTACCTGCCCGGCTGCCGCGCCGACTGCCTGGACAGCCACGCTGCTGCCCTGCGCTATGTGGACGGGGCGCTGGCGCCGCTGTTCGCCGCCTGCGCCGCGCGCGCGCCCACGTTCGCCATCGTCTGCTCGGACCACGGCAGCGCGTACGGCGAAGATGGCTACCGGGGCCACCGGGTCGCCCACGACAGCGTGTGGAACGTGCCGTATGCGAACTTTTTCATTGATTCTTTACCACCGCATTCCAAGGAAGCCGCACCGTGA
- a CDS encoding NAD-dependent epimerase/dehydratase family protein — protein sequence MERILVIGANGQIGSELVGALAQQHGADNVIASDIGTNNLYQARRYAQLNVLDKDGLAKIIADENITQVYQLAAMLSATGEAAPLKAWSLNMDGLLNILELARERGEAGKPLRIFWPSSIAAFGPNTPQVNTPQMTVMDPTSMYGISKLAGERLCEYYFNKYGVDVRSIRYPGIISYKSPPGGGTTDYAIAIFHAALRGERYDCFLDANTTLPMIYMPDAIRATIELMDAPAASIKIRSSYNVAGVSFNPEQLAKAIVRMVPDFKISYKPDSRQAIADSWPQSLDDSKASADWGWKAQIGVEQMVTDMLANVDAGQAAKAA from the coding sequence ATGGAACGCATCTTAGTCATTGGCGCAAACGGCCAAATCGGTAGTGAACTGGTGGGCGCGCTGGCGCAGCAGCACGGCGCGGACAACGTCATCGCCAGCGACATCGGCACGAACAATCTGTACCAGGCCAGGCGCTACGCGCAGCTGAACGTGCTGGACAAGGACGGCCTGGCGAAGATCATCGCCGACGAGAACATCACCCAGGTGTACCAGCTGGCGGCCATGCTGTCGGCCACGGGCGAAGCGGCGCCGCTGAAGGCGTGGAGCCTGAACATGGATGGCTTGCTGAATATCCTGGAACTGGCGCGCGAGCGGGGCGAAGCGGGCAAGCCGCTGCGCATCTTCTGGCCGTCGTCGATTGCCGCCTTCGGCCCGAACACGCCGCAAGTGAACACGCCGCAAATGACGGTGATGGACCCGACCTCGATGTACGGCATCAGCAAGCTGGCCGGCGAGCGCCTGTGCGAATACTACTTCAACAAGTATGGCGTGGACGTGCGCAGCATCCGCTACCCTGGCATCATCAGCTACAAATCGCCTCCGGGCGGCGGCACCACCGATTACGCGATCGCCATCTTCCATGCAGCCTTGCGCGGCGAGCGCTATGACTGCTTCCTCGATGCGAACACCACCTTGCCGATGATCTACATGCCCGACGCCATCCGCGCCACCATCGAACTGATGGACGCGCCGGCGGCATCGATCAAGATCCGCTCGTCCTACAATGTGGCCGGCGTGTCGTTCAACCCCGAGCAGCTGGCGAAAGCCATCGTGCGCATGGTGCCCGACTTCAAGATCAGCTACAAGCCGGACAGCCGCCAGGCCATCGCCGACAGCTGGCCGCAAAGCCTGGACGACAGCAAGGCCAGCGCCGACTGGGGCTGGAAGGCGCAGATCGGCGTCGAGCAGATGGTCACGGACATGCTGGCCAATGTCGATGCGGGGCAGGCGGCCAAGGCGGCCTGA
- the kbl gene encoding glycine C-acetyltransferase, with the protein MSEQAKNTFFSGLQQNLDQLRQQGLYKPERVIASRQGAEVVCDDGRTLINMCANNYLGLSGDLQTQEASIAATQKYGYGLSSVRFICGTQTVHKELEQAISAFLGTEDTILYAAAFDANGGVFEPLFDENDAIISDALNHASIIDGIRLCKAGRYRYAHNDMADLEVQLQAAIAAGKRHKVIVTDGVFSMDGTIAQLDKICDLADKYGALVMIDECHASGFMGATGRGTHEHHNVMGRIDIITGTLGKALGGAMGGFTSARKEVIDTLRQKSRPYLFSNTLAPSIAGASLSVLERLAKSTELRDRLHDNTAFFRSEIERIGFTIKPGTHPVVPVMLFDAPVAQKFAARLYELGVLVTGFFYPVVPMGQARVRVQLSAAHTREQLVQVLAAFEQAGKELGLLTATTTTN; encoded by the coding sequence ATGAGCGAGCAAGCGAAGAACACCTTTTTCAGCGGTCTGCAACAGAATCTCGATCAACTGCGCCAGCAGGGCTTGTACAAGCCCGAGCGCGTGATCGCCTCGCGCCAGGGCGCTGAAGTGGTGTGCGACGACGGCCGTACCCTGATCAATATGTGTGCGAACAACTACCTGGGCCTGTCCGGCGACCTGCAGACGCAGGAAGCGTCTATTGCCGCCACGCAAAAATACGGCTACGGCCTGTCGTCCGTGCGTTTTATCTGCGGCACGCAAACCGTACATAAAGAACTGGAACAGGCGATTTCCGCCTTCCTGGGCACCGAGGACACGATTTTGTACGCGGCGGCCTTCGACGCCAACGGCGGCGTATTCGAGCCCCTGTTCGATGAAAACGACGCCATCATCTCGGACGCGCTGAACCACGCTTCCATCATCGACGGCATCCGCCTGTGCAAGGCCGGCCGCTACCGCTATGCGCACAACGACATGGCCGACCTGGAAGTGCAGCTGCAGGCGGCGATTGCCGCCGGCAAGCGCCACAAGGTCATCGTCACGGACGGCGTGTTCTCGATGGACGGCACGATTGCGCAACTCGACAAGATCTGCGACCTGGCCGACAAGTACGGCGCGCTGGTGATGATCGACGAATGCCACGCTTCGGGCTTCATGGGCGCGACGGGCCGCGGCACGCACGAGCACCACAATGTGATGGGCCGCATCGACATCATCACGGGCACCCTGGGCAAGGCCCTGGGCGGCGCCATGGGCGGTTTTACCTCGGCGCGCAAGGAAGTCATCGACACCCTGCGCCAGAAATCGCGCCCGTATCTGTTCTCGAACACGCTGGCGCCATCGATCGCCGGCGCTTCGCTGTCGGTGCTGGAGCGCCTGGCCAAGTCGACGGAACTGCGCGACCGCCTGCATGACAACACGGCTTTCTTCCGCAGCGAGATCGAGCGCATCGGCTTTACCATCAAGCCGGGCACGCATCCGGTGGTTCCCGTGATGCTGTTCGACGCGCCCGTGGCACAGAAATTCGCCGCCCGCCTGTATGAACTGGGCGTGCTGGTGACGGGCTTCTTCTACCCGGTCGTGCCGATGGGCCAGGCCCGTGTCCGTGTGCAGCTGTCCGCCGCGCATACCCGCGAGCAGCTGGTGCAGGTGCTGGCCGCCTTCGAGCAGGCCGGCAAGGAACTCGGTCTGCTGACCGCCACTACCACGACCAACTAA
- a CDS encoding STM4011 family radical SAM protein, which yields MLTTQPGALSLLYRGTLSSCNYACGYCPFAKKRDSRAALARDAREVARFTGWVAQQTRPIGVLFTPWGEALVRRHYRSAMQTLASLPHVRQVALQTNLSGPLDWLENMDGLEKVGLWCTFHPDQTTLSRFLARCAKLDAMGVRYSVGVVAMNEHLDAVRALRAALPAHVYLWLNAYDRRGPGYYSEQDLAELDAVDPWFAQNRRPSPSRNKPCLAGEASLSVDGDGELARCHFVPERLGNLYEDDLADMLQERRCPRFKCDCYIGYAQRKDLPFQAVFGEGVLARITEAGQRRSD from the coding sequence GTGCTGACAACGCAGCCTGGCGCTTTGTCCCTGCTGTACCGGGGCACGCTATCGAGCTGCAATTACGCCTGCGGCTACTGCCCGTTCGCCAAGAAGCGCGACAGCCGCGCCGCGCTGGCCCGCGACGCGCGCGAAGTGGCGCGTTTTACCGGCTGGGTGGCGCAGCAGACGCGCCCCATCGGCGTGCTGTTCACGCCTTGGGGCGAGGCGCTGGTGCGGCGCCACTACCGGAGCGCGATGCAAACCCTGGCCAGCCTGCCGCACGTACGGCAAGTGGCGCTGCAGACGAATCTGTCCGGCCCCCTGGACTGGCTGGAGAACATGGACGGGCTGGAAAAGGTCGGCCTGTGGTGCACCTTCCACCCGGACCAGACGACCTTGTCCCGCTTTCTCGCCCGCTGCGCGAAGCTCGATGCCATGGGCGTGCGCTACTCCGTCGGCGTCGTCGCCATGAACGAGCATCTGGACGCCGTCCGCGCCCTGCGCGCGGCGCTGCCCGCCCACGTCTACCTGTGGCTGAACGCCTACGACCGCCGTGGCCCCGGCTACTACAGCGAACAAGACCTGGCCGAACTGGACGCCGTCGACCCGTGGTTCGCGCAAAACCGCCGCCCGTCTCCCTCGCGCAATAAACCGTGCCTGGCGGGCGAGGCGTCGCTGTCCGTCGATGGCGACGGCGAACTGGCGCGCTGCCATTTCGTGCCCGAGCGGCTGGGGAATTTATATGAGGATGACCTGGCCGACATGCTGCAGGAACGCCGCTGCCCGCGCTTCAAGTGCGATTGCTATATCGGCTACGCGCAGCGCAAGGATTTGCCGTTTCAGGCGGTGTTTGGAGAGGGGGTGCTGGCGAGGATTACGGAAGCAGGCCAGCGTAGGTCGGATTAG